The Planococcus liqunii genome includes a region encoding these proteins:
- the hisC gene encoding histidinol-phosphate transaminase: MRNNKNIQPRKTLNSIQPYSPGKPIWEVQKELGLERVIKLASNENPLGPSPKAVAAIQASLSELNRYPDADTTAMKQSISAAYGVTPQQVIATNGADELITLVSEAFLEQGDEIIVPSPSFSEYDFGAHIMGASVVPVPFAENFQFDVEAIIAAVTEKTKIIYICTPNNPTGTVISKTDIEKLLNAVSDVLVVIDGAYSHFADAPEYTNGIEFVNAGHPVLVLQTFSKIYGIAGIRVGFGIAPEAIIQSILKVKEPFNVNALAQAAAVAAISDQEHVRASQEANKAGREQLYAAFTDLGLNYIESMANFVLVQIGAEGEEVYKALMANGVIVRYGKTWGLPDYIRVTVGTPEENEFFIKVLTGLLAKQV; encoded by the coding sequence ATGCGAAATAATAAAAACATTCAGCCGCGCAAAACTTTGAATTCAATCCAGCCTTATTCTCCGGGCAAGCCGATATGGGAAGTGCAAAAAGAATTGGGTCTGGAGCGCGTGATTAAATTGGCTTCAAACGAAAACCCGCTTGGCCCTTCTCCAAAAGCGGTAGCAGCCATCCAGGCGAGCTTATCTGAGCTAAACCGCTACCCGGATGCAGATACTACGGCGATGAAACAATCAATCTCTGCTGCTTACGGAGTAACGCCGCAGCAAGTGATTGCGACAAACGGTGCAGATGAATTGATCACGCTTGTATCGGAAGCATTTTTGGAACAAGGCGATGAAATCATCGTGCCTTCTCCTTCTTTCAGCGAATACGATTTCGGTGCCCACATCATGGGGGCTTCTGTCGTGCCAGTGCCATTTGCCGAAAACTTCCAGTTTGATGTGGAGGCCATTATTGCAGCAGTTACGGAAAAAACAAAAATCATTTATATTTGCACACCGAACAATCCGACTGGCACCGTCATTTCCAAAACGGACATCGAAAAGCTGTTGAATGCGGTTTCCGATGTGCTGGTCGTCATTGACGGCGCATACAGCCATTTTGCAGATGCACCGGAGTACACAAATGGCATTGAGTTTGTAAACGCTGGGCATCCGGTTCTTGTTCTTCAAACTTTCTCAAAAATTTATGGCATCGCCGGCATTCGTGTAGGTTTCGGAATTGCACCAGAAGCGATCATCCAATCGATTTTGAAAGTGAAAGAACCGTTTAACGTCAATGCTTTGGCGCAAGCTGCAGCTGTTGCCGCAATTTCCGATCAGGAGCATGTGCGCGCTTCACAAGAAGCCAACAAAGCAGGGCGTGAGCAGCTTTATGCCGCGTTCACGGACCTCGGTTTAAACTACATCGAAAGCATGGCGAATTTTGTGCTTGTCCAAATAGGGGCGGAAGGCGAAGAAGTCTACAAAGCATTGATGGCGAACGGCGTAATTGTGCGCTACGGAAAAACATGGGGACTGCCGGATTATATCCGCGTTACCGTCGGAACGCCGGAAGAAAATGAATTCTTTATTAAGGTGTTAACAGGATTATTGGCAAAACAAGTATAA
- a CDS encoding DMT family transporter — MSKYFTRATGLLALLVIIWGVSWSIYKLALEYTPPILFAGTRSFFGGLLLALVLLPAWRKIRWRENWKAYMISALLNAVLFYGLQTAGLEYLPGGLFSVVVYFQPVLIGIFAWMWLGEKMTAFKIAGLLTGFLGILVISADSLTGDISIIGIVMALLAALSWALGVIYVKKVGRQVDSMWMVALQFIIGGAVLLAGGSVVESWSDITWNLPYWAGLLFGATFGVPIAFVIYFFLMNKGEASKVAAFTFLVPLVAVLTGTVFLDEPVTATLAIGLVLIILSIYLVNRRPRQAKALIQEKKNE, encoded by the coding sequence ATGAGCAAGTACTTTACCCGGGCGACCGGATTGTTGGCCCTGTTGGTCATCATATGGGGAGTCAGCTGGTCCATTTACAAGCTGGCACTTGAATACACGCCGCCGATTTTGTTTGCCGGCACCCGCTCTTTCTTTGGCGGCCTGCTGCTGGCACTTGTGCTGCTGCCTGCGTGGCGCAAAATCCGCTGGCGGGAAAATTGGAAAGCTTATATGATTTCCGCTTTGTTAAATGCAGTGTTGTTTTACGGCTTGCAAACGGCCGGGCTTGAATATTTGCCGGGCGGCTTGTTTTCCGTTGTGGTTTATTTTCAGCCAGTGCTGATCGGGATTTTTGCCTGGATGTGGCTTGGAGAAAAGATGACTGCTTTTAAAATAGCCGGATTGCTTACAGGGTTTCTTGGAATTTTGGTTATCAGTGCGGATAGCTTGACCGGCGACATTTCCATAATAGGAATCGTCATGGCGCTTCTGGCAGCGCTTAGTTGGGCGCTGGGCGTTATTTATGTAAAGAAAGTGGGCCGGCAGGTGGATTCCATGTGGATGGTGGCTTTGCAATTCATCATTGGAGGAGCAGTGCTGTTGGCGGGGGGCAGTGTAGTTGAAAGCTGGTCCGATATCACCTGGAACTTGCCTTACTGGGCAGGCCTCTTGTTCGGCGCCACTTTTGGCGTACCGATTGCTTTTGTAATTTATTTTTTTCTGATGAATAAAGGCGAAGCGAGTAAAGTGGCGGCTTTTACTTTTCTCGTGCCGCTGGTCGCAGTATTGACGGGGACCGTATTTTTGGATGAACCCGTCACAGCGACGCTGGCAATTGGACTTGTCCTGATCATTTTAAGCATTTACCTCGTAAACCGGCGCCCGCGGCAAGCGAAAGCACTGATTCAGGAGAAAAAAAACGAATGA
- a CDS encoding carbohydrate ABC transporter permease produces the protein MKTSKTIFLFFVPGLVLYSIFFLYPTVSALFYSFTDWDGFSDAFAFIGFDNFERAFTGDSIFRKTIGNNLKFMLVVVVFQTIVALAFAMILIKNSKTTVFLRALYFFPTILSSVSVAFIWAFVYDPSLGILNQLLEGIGLGFIAQNWLGNANIAIYSLAITQVWFHAGQMLIVFVAGLQAIPQEMYEVAKIEGASKWQTFRSVTWPLLAPSATIVVAYTTIQSFKAFDLVFAMTGGGPNNSTEIIATYIYDIAFRNYQFGYASAISVIFMIIIAIITFLQFKALRSDRISY, from the coding sequence ATGAAAACCTCAAAAACCATTTTTCTATTCTTTGTTCCGGGCTTAGTCCTGTATAGCATTTTCTTTCTATATCCAACTGTAAGTGCATTGTTCTACTCCTTCACCGATTGGGATGGGTTTAGCGATGCTTTCGCCTTTATCGGATTCGACAATTTCGAACGGGCGTTTACGGGCGATTCGATTTTCAGGAAAACGATCGGCAATAACTTGAAATTCATGCTGGTCGTCGTCGTTTTCCAAACGATTGTAGCGCTTGCCTTTGCCATGATCCTGATCAAGAATTCAAAGACCACGGTTTTCCTGCGGGCTCTGTATTTCTTCCCGACGATTCTGTCGTCCGTTTCAGTGGCCTTTATCTGGGCATTCGTCTACGATCCGTCGCTGGGCATCCTAAATCAGCTGCTTGAAGGAATTGGCCTTGGCTTTATAGCGCAGAATTGGCTGGGGAACGCCAATATCGCGATTTATTCCTTGGCCATTACCCAAGTGTGGTTCCACGCAGGCCAAATGCTGATTGTATTTGTCGCTGGCCTCCAAGCCATTCCGCAGGAAATGTATGAAGTAGCCAAAATTGAAGGGGCATCCAAGTGGCAGACGTTCCGTTCTGTAACATGGCCATTGCTTGCCCCTTCCGCTACCATTGTTGTCGCTTATACCACCATTCAATCGTTTAAAGCGTTCGATTTGGTGTTTGCGATGACAGGCGGCGGTCCGAACAATTCGACCGAAATCATCGCTACGTACATTTACGACATCGCTTTTAGAAATTATCAATTCGGTTATGCAAGTGCCATTTCCGTTATTTTCATGATCATCATAGCGATTATCACGTTCCTGCAATTCAAAGCATTGCGCTCGGATCGGATTTCCTATTAA
- a CDS encoding carbohydrate ABC transporter permease: MLFRRFSLLVYALLILIPLLVVVLTSMKTLRETFSNPLGLPADGINIDNYVAIFQEQTMAGYFMNSVIVTLFSVTFTLLFAAMIAFGITRLSSWLGNIMFTLFILGMMVPAQVIMVPLYSLMLDLNLTNSLVGLILVNVSTTLPIAVFILTGFMKTLPKELFEASTIDGAGNWQMFTKVAIPLSLPSLSATAIFLFVMHWNDLLYPLLFITDNAYKTLPLALLEFQGQYSTNYPMLFTGVIIASAPMVVAYVFLQRFFVAGMTAGAVKG, translated from the coding sequence TTGCTTTTCCGAAGATTTTCTCTGCTCGTTTATGCGTTGCTTATCTTAATCCCGTTGTTGGTTGTTGTTTTGACCTCCATGAAAACTTTGAGAGAAACATTTTCCAATCCGCTCGGGCTTCCTGCAGACGGCATAAACATTGATAATTACGTAGCCATTTTCCAGGAGCAGACAATGGCCGGCTACTTCATGAACAGTGTCATCGTTACGCTTTTTTCTGTAACTTTTACGCTGCTGTTCGCTGCCATGATCGCTTTTGGCATCACCCGCCTCAGCAGCTGGCTTGGAAACATTATGTTTACGCTATTTATACTTGGCATGATGGTACCGGCGCAAGTTATCATGGTGCCGCTCTATTCGCTGATGCTCGACTTGAATCTTACCAATAGCTTAGTAGGCTTGATCCTGGTGAATGTTTCGACAACCTTGCCAATAGCCGTATTCATTTTGACCGGTTTTATGAAAACTTTGCCAAAAGAACTGTTTGAGGCCTCGACGATTGACGGAGCCGGAAATTGGCAGATGTTCACAAAAGTTGCGATTCCACTGTCGTTGCCTTCCCTGTCGGCAACTGCCATTTTCCTGTTTGTGATGCACTGGAACGATTTGCTTTATCCGTTGCTGTTCATCACAGACAATGCCTACAAGACCTTGCCGCTCGCTTTGCTCGAGTTTCAGGGACAATATTCTACCAACTATCCAATGCTTTTCACCGGTGTCATTATCGCCTCTGCTCCGATGGTCGTCGCGTACGTCTTCCTGCAGCGTTTCTTCGTTGCCGGCATGACCGCAGGCGCCGTCAAAGGCTGA
- a CDS encoding SDR family oxidoreductase: MNVLVIGANGQVGRRVVQELAASQHDAVAMVRKEEQVDHLKELGAAKVVLGDLEKDFSQAFEDVDAVIFAAGSGGSTGPDKTLTIDLWGSVKAARYAEDKGVKRFVQLSSMGTPDPDEGGEKMKPYLVAKRVADDILQTTNLDYTIIRPGALSNEDKSGKIEVSSEGFTSIEGRSIPRADVAAVLVKALDQPNTHHKIFEVLQGDTPLEEELNNL; encoded by the coding sequence ATGAATGTATTAGTTATTGGCGCAAACGGGCAAGTCGGACGCCGGGTTGTCCAGGAACTGGCAGCATCACAGCATGATGCGGTAGCCATGGTCCGCAAAGAAGAACAAGTCGATCATTTAAAAGAACTCGGAGCTGCAAAAGTGGTGCTGGGAGATTTGGAAAAAGACTTCAGCCAAGCGTTTGAAGATGTGGATGCGGTGATTTTCGCTGCCGGTTCCGGCGGTTCAACTGGCCCCGATAAAACCTTGACGATTGATTTGTGGGGTTCTGTAAAAGCTGCAAGATATGCCGAAGACAAAGGCGTAAAACGCTTTGTCCAACTGAGCTCTATGGGTACGCCTGACCCTGACGAAGGCGGCGAAAAAATGAAGCCTTACCTCGTTGCCAAAAGAGTAGCAGACGATATCTTGCAAACGACCAATCTCGATTACACCATTATCCGGCCAGGTGCTTTATCCAACGAAGACAAATCCGGCAAAATCGAAGTTTCTTCCGAAGGCTTCACTTCCATAGAAGGCCGTTCGATTCCAAGAGCCGATGTGGCTGCGGTGTTGGTGAAAGCCTTGGATCAGCCGAACACGCATCACAAAATTTTTGAAGTGCTCCAAGGAGACACTCCGCTCGAAGAAGAGCTGAATAATTTATAA
- a CDS encoding nucleotide excision repair endonuclease, with the protein MINIQPPKADITITQRKQEITGDEAVIKPLYGFIDLHEIPRDKGGIIQFFNHSGELLFVGKARKLRQRVKKHFEDNISPLKNHREEVYRITVSIVEDPMEREIYETYLINAHKAKYNVDKVFYKDQE; encoded by the coding sequence ATGATTAATATCCAACCACCGAAAGCTGATATCACCATTACACAGCGCAAACAGGAAATCACAGGCGACGAAGCGGTCATTAAACCATTGTACGGCTTTATCGATTTGCATGAAATCCCGCGCGACAAAGGCGGCATCATCCAATTTTTCAACCACAGCGGCGAATTGCTGTTTGTCGGCAAAGCCCGCAAATTGCGCCAGCGCGTGAAAAAACATTTCGAAGACAACATATCGCCTTTGAAAAACCATCGCGAAGAAGTTTACCGCATCACCGTTTCAATTGTAGAAGATCCAATGGAGCGTGAAATTTACGAAACCTATTTGATCAATGCCCATAAAGCGAAATACAATGTCGACAAAGTGTTTTACAAAGACCAGGAATAG
- a CDS encoding dimethylarginine dimethylaminohydrolase family protein, with the protein MTSYAKEAPFAWCRSEYDTLQSVLVCPPHYMEIKEVINDVQKRYQKENIDTEKATQQHKQFVKALQENGVAVELLQPSEQFPEQVFTRDIGFTVDDTVFIGEMASSIRQGEEAELEKWLKSQQINFESLGCNRMEGGDVIIDHDTLYVGISSRTSKTAIHELQDKLPRFNVVPVSFDEKYLHLDCVFNILSPTEALIFPEALDAETIKMLAKRYTLLKVNAEEQFALGTNVLSIGNRRVFSQPQNKKVNHLLKKHNFNVIEVDFSEIIKSGGAFRCCTMPLVRK; encoded by the coding sequence ATGACGTCTTATGCAAAAGAAGCGCCGTTTGCCTGGTGCAGAAGCGAATACGATACACTTCAGTCGGTCTTGGTATGCCCACCGCATTACATGGAAATCAAAGAAGTGATCAATGATGTACAAAAGCGCTATCAAAAAGAAAACATCGATACAGAAAAAGCAACTCAGCAACATAAACAATTTGTAAAAGCGCTTCAGGAAAATGGAGTGGCTGTAGAGCTGCTCCAACCGTCTGAGCAGTTTCCTGAACAGGTCTTTACCCGGGACATCGGTTTTACAGTAGACGATACCGTCTTTATCGGAGAAATGGCCTCGTCCATCCGGCAAGGCGAAGAAGCAGAACTGGAAAAATGGCTGAAAAGCCAGCAAATCAACTTTGAATCGCTCGGATGCAACCGCATGGAAGGCGGAGATGTCATTATTGACCATGACACCTTGTATGTCGGCATCAGCAGCCGCACATCCAAAACCGCTATTCATGAACTGCAGGATAAACTTCCGCGCTTTAACGTCGTCCCTGTTTCATTTGATGAAAAATACTTGCATCTTGATTGTGTGTTTAATATCCTATCGCCCACAGAAGCCCTCATCTTCCCGGAAGCATTGGATGCAGAAACGATAAAAATGCTGGCCAAGCGATACACGCTTCTAAAAGTGAATGCTGAGGAGCAATTTGCACTTGGCACCAACGTACTGTCTATTGGGAATCGGCGAGTCTTCAGCCAGCCTCAAAACAAGAAAGTCAATCACCTGCTGAAAAAGCATAATTTCAATGTGATTGAAGTGGACTTTTCCGAAATCATTAAATCCGGCGGCGCGTTCCGCTGCTGCACGATGCCGCTCGTCAGAAAATAG
- a CDS encoding DUF6509 family protein, producing MEITNFGFNQLKDPTGIILGERYEFLLDVEVEEDDELFTEGGLELRVILAVEEDGARIAHYNFADKMSREVLEFGLEEDEEAEVLAFCKDKL from the coding sequence ATGGAGATTACAAATTTTGGTTTTAATCAGTTAAAAGACCCAACCGGCATCATCTTGGGCGAACGCTACGAATTTCTGCTGGATGTAGAAGTGGAAGAAGATGATGAGCTGTTTACAGAAGGCGGTTTGGAGCTGCGTGTTATTTTAGCAGTAGAGGAAGATGGCGCACGGATTGCCCATTATAATTTTGCTGACAAAATGTCCCGCGAAGTTTTGGAGTTTGGGTTGGAAGAAGACGAAGAAGCGGAAGTATTGGCTTTTTGCAAAGACAAATTATAA
- a CDS encoding anthranilate synthase component II, with translation MILLIDHYDSFTYNIYQAAAELGEDVEVVRYGALTIDEILAKKPQAIILSPGPGHPEALPESLRLIRQVYQSIPILGICLGHQLIGAAFGGEISQAPIIRHGKVSLVAHEQQGIFAGLPNPVPVMRYHSLAVQADTMPLCFEVHAAAMDDDTVMAIKHRDYPVYGLQFHPESIGTPDGAKLLGNFFAEIKRKAAVR, from the coding sequence ATGATTCTCTTAATCGATCATTATGATTCTTTTACGTACAATATTTACCAAGCTGCAGCAGAACTGGGAGAAGACGTGGAAGTCGTACGCTACGGTGCATTAACGATTGACGAGATACTTGCGAAAAAACCGCAAGCCATTATCTTATCGCCAGGCCCAGGCCATCCGGAGGCCTTGCCGGAATCGCTGCGGTTGATCCGCCAAGTTTACCAAAGCATTCCCATTCTCGGGATTTGCCTGGGCCACCAATTGATTGGCGCTGCTTTTGGCGGGGAAATTTCTCAGGCACCAATTATCCGGCACGGCAAAGTTTCACTGGTGGCCCATGAACAGCAAGGCATTTTTGCCGGCTTGCCGAATCCGGTCCCGGTCATGCGCTACCATTCGCTGGCGGTACAGGCAGATACTATGCCGCTGTGTTTTGAAGTCCATGCTGCGGCAATGGATGACGATACCGTCATGGCCATCAAACACCGCGATTATCCGGTGTATGGCTTGCAATTCCATCCCGAATCAATCGGCACCCCTGATGGCGCTAAATTACTGGGGAATTTCTTTGCTGAAATCAAGCGGAAGGCTGCCGTTCGGTAA
- a CDS encoding ABC transporter substrate-binding protein encodes MTKKFKFLLAGFLMLILILSGCAGESNSSSDSGSESGDKTKISFMHWRGEDKAVFDEIIAEFQKENPDISVEMNIYPSDQYLGTAQRMLQEGSTGDVFASFPGAQFQSLQEAGIFEDLSSEKFVSNFDENLISVGQVDGKQFALPYQLVFNMPIYNKGMFEELGLEVPKSWSEFQALCDTLLENGITPIAFPGADIGPNQFMNSMVMNNAPDEEIFAKLLSGEEKLTNEWWVKTLEDFQLLEQKGYIQKNALGTNQDAAMAMVANEEAAMLATGSYHMASLLGLNPELQLDLLAPITVEESEAVYEGINTATFMLAVNSNSEKKEQAKKFIDYLSQPEVASKYANETGQHLTVTDVNYESEALKNTAYWIDERKTRFQPRYLITNAQVEDAVLSSIENVLGGEDPMAAAEAAQKIVDENRE; translated from the coding sequence ATGACAAAAAAGTTTAAATTTCTATTGGCTGGATTTCTCATGCTCATTTTAATTCTTTCGGGTTGTGCCGGAGAAAGCAACAGCAGCAGTGACAGCGGCAGCGAAAGCGGCGACAAAACAAAAATCAGCTTTATGCATTGGCGCGGTGAAGACAAAGCTGTATTCGATGAAATTATTGCTGAATTCCAAAAAGAAAATCCGGATATTTCTGTTGAAATGAACATCTATCCTTCCGATCAATACCTCGGAACGGCACAGCGCATGCTGCAGGAAGGTTCCACGGGCGATGTATTCGCTTCATTCCCCGGAGCACAATTCCAGTCGCTTCAAGAAGCCGGTATTTTTGAGGATTTAAGCAGTGAAAAATTTGTTTCTAATTTTGATGAAAACCTAATCAGTGTCGGCCAAGTGGACGGCAAGCAATTCGCGCTTCCGTATCAGCTGGTGTTCAATATGCCGATATACAACAAAGGCATGTTTGAAGAGCTGGGCTTGGAAGTGCCGAAAAGCTGGTCTGAATTCCAGGCATTATGCGATACGCTTCTTGAAAACGGCATTACCCCTATCGCTTTCCCTGGCGCCGATATCGGCCCTAACCAATTCATGAACAGCATGGTCATGAACAATGCGCCGGATGAAGAAATTTTTGCCAAGCTTTTAAGCGGCGAAGAAAAACTGACAAACGAATGGTGGGTGAAAACCCTCGAAGATTTCCAATTGCTTGAGCAAAAAGGATATATCCAGAAAAATGCATTGGGCACAAACCAAGATGCTGCAATGGCTATGGTAGCCAATGAAGAAGCTGCCATGCTTGCAACAGGCTCTTACCACATGGCATCACTTCTAGGCTTGAACCCTGAGCTTCAACTGGACTTGCTTGCACCGATTACCGTCGAAGAAAGCGAAGCTGTCTATGAAGGCATCAACACAGCAACATTCATGCTTGCGGTCAATAGCAATTCCGAGAAAAAAGAACAAGCGAAGAAATTTATCGATTACTTAAGCCAGCCGGAAGTCGCTTCTAAATATGCCAATGAAACCGGGCAGCATTTGACGGTTACAGACGTGAACTATGAATCTGAAGCATTGAAAAATACAGCTTATTGGATCGATGAAAGAAAAACCAGATTCCAGCCGCGTTACTTGATTACCAACGCCCAAGTTGAAGATGCTGTACTCAGCTCAATTGAAAACGTATTAGGCGGAGAAGATCCGATGGCAGCTGCTGAAGCTGCACAGAAAATCGTAGACGAAAACAGGGAATGA
- a CDS encoding GNAT family N-acetyltransferase gives MNIIKQEVQEDREFIRNKVIQHNTASLPEEQKSPKEGISFIARDENGEIIGGITGTAYWGHMHIDFLWVDPKARGQRIAERLMQQMEEYSRNQNYSLLVVETFSFQAPGFYKKQGFREFGLLEDHPKGHTKHFFEKRL, from the coding sequence ATGAATATTATTAAACAAGAAGTTCAAGAAGACCGTGAGTTTATCCGCAACAAAGTCATTCAACACAATACGGCAAGCTTGCCGGAAGAACAGAAATCACCGAAAGAAGGAATCAGCTTTATTGCCCGCGATGAGAACGGGGAAATCATTGGCGGCATTACAGGCACCGCTTACTGGGGGCATATGCACATCGATTTTTTATGGGTGGATCCTAAAGCCCGGGGCCAGCGGATTGCGGAACGATTGATGCAGCAAATGGAAGAGTACTCAAGAAACCAAAACTACAGCCTGCTGGTTGTTGAAACCTTCAGCTTTCAGGCGCCCGGTTTTTACAAGAAGCAAGGATTCCGTGAGTTTGGCTTATTGGAAGACCATCCTAAAGGGCATACTAAACACTTTTTTGAGAAACGCTTATAA
- a CDS encoding SurA N-terminal domain-containing protein, whose product MIKKMKYAAVPLLLALALGACSDSDDAAPKEETTKEETAASTEQPAEQESKLKLPAEKDVVVVVNDEKVLGNVYNSVARQLESSLATQGKDTAEAENADLIKEQAITVIVGNKLILQDAEKKGYSAEDAAVEERLEELKGQFEDEKAMNAALKENGYTLDDMESQLREQITYENYVAKEVKAAEVTDKEVQEAYDGFAETAGEEAPAFEEMEPTIRQSLEQQNTQKAVYDRIEELKETAKIDVKI is encoded by the coding sequence ATGATTAAAAAAATGAAATACGCTGCGGTACCGCTTTTATTGGCATTGGCACTTGGTGCTTGTTCAGATAGCGATGATGCTGCGCCAAAAGAAGAAACCACAAAAGAAGAAACAGCAGCTTCGACTGAACAACCAGCAGAGCAGGAGTCAAAACTGAAACTGCCCGCTGAAAAAGATGTAGTGGTCGTTGTTAACGATGAAAAAGTGTTGGGCAACGTCTATAACAGTGTGGCCCGCCAGCTGGAATCTTCTCTTGCGACGCAAGGAAAAGACACTGCAGAAGCTGAGAATGCCGATTTGATCAAAGAACAAGCCATCACTGTAATTGTCGGCAACAAGCTGATTTTGCAGGACGCAGAAAAAAAAGGCTATAGCGCAGAAGATGCGGCAGTTGAAGAACGCCTTGAAGAATTGAAAGGCCAGTTTGAAGACGAAAAAGCGATGAACGCAGCTTTGAAAGAAAACGGCTATACCCTGGACGATATGGAAAGCCAGCTCCGTGAACAAATTACTTATGAAAACTACGTCGCCAAGGAAGTGAAGGCTGCTGAAGTGACGGATAAAGAAGTACAAGAAGCGTATGACGGCTTTGCTGAGACCGCTGGAGAAGAAGCTCCCGCTTTTGAAGAAATGGAACCAACCATCCGCCAGTCTCTTGAACAGCAAAATACACAAAAAGCGGTTTACGACCGCATTGAGGAATTAAAAGAAACAGCAAAAATCGACGTAAAAATTTAA
- the trpE gene encoding anthranilate synthase component I gives MKLRKIDGDSLTPIVVFNRLQGKRKCLLESSLKTGVTGRYSFIGADPSKSYIGNGNSLKEIDFRTGVEEIYSGKPLELLKSLLPVFEAKAAELPFTGGALGYIGYDAIGAYEPVEAARVNSLEMPDLHLHLYETIVVFDHVKNDITIISFEDKLDEVEAQLSVSEPTIEQKKQPPLEFTSKTTAAKFRAQVEQAKTHIRNGDVFQLVLSQRLSAAYQGEAFQLYRKLRKENPSPYQFFIDFDKYAVVGASPESLLTIRNGHMVTNPIAGTRKRGHTEKEDAFLAEELANDEKERAEHQMLVDLSRNDVGRVAAIGSVKIPKYMVIERYQHVMHLVSEVTGELNRRMHPLDALVSCLPAGTVSGAPKVRAMQLIQQFEEERRGVYGGAVGYFGFNGNLDVALAIRTFVVKDQQVHVQAGAGIVYDSDPQAEFEETLHKARSLTEVFG, from the coding sequence ATGAAGTTGAGAAAAATTGATGGAGATTCACTGACGCCGATTGTCGTATTCAACCGGCTGCAAGGCAAACGGAAGTGTTTATTGGAAAGTTCGCTGAAAACGGGTGTGACTGGCCGTTATTCATTTATCGGAGCGGATCCTTCGAAATCCTATATTGGAAATGGAAATTCATTGAAAGAGATAGATTTCAGAACCGGCGTTGAAGAAATTTATAGCGGAAAGCCATTAGAGCTTTTAAAATCCCTTTTGCCGGTTTTTGAAGCAAAAGCAGCGGAATTGCCGTTTACCGGCGGGGCTCTCGGCTACATTGGCTACGATGCGATTGGCGCTTACGAACCGGTTGAAGCAGCGCGGGTGAACAGCTTGGAGATGCCAGACCTTCATTTGCATTTGTACGAGACCATCGTCGTTTTTGACCATGTGAAAAATGACATCACCATTATCTCGTTTGAAGACAAACTGGATGAAGTGGAAGCACAGCTTAGCGTATCGGAACCAACTATTGAACAGAAGAAACAGCCGCCGCTTGAATTCACTTCCAAAACTACCGCAGCAAAATTTCGGGCACAGGTAGAGCAGGCAAAAACGCATATCCGGAATGGAGATGTGTTTCAATTGGTGTTATCGCAGCGCTTATCGGCTGCTTACCAAGGAGAAGCTTTTCAGCTATACCGCAAACTGCGCAAGGAAAACCCGTCGCCTTACCAATTTTTCATCGACTTTGATAAGTATGCGGTTGTCGGAGCATCGCCTGAAAGTTTATTGACGATTCGGAATGGCCATATGGTGACCAACCCAATTGCAGGAACAAGAAAGCGGGGGCATACGGAAAAAGAAGACGCCTTTCTTGCCGAAGAACTAGCGAACGATGAAAAAGAACGGGCAGAACACCAAATGCTGGTTGACCTCAGCCGCAATGATGTAGGCCGTGTAGCTGCCATTGGTTCGGTGAAGATTCCGAAATACATGGTCATCGAGCGATATCAGCATGTGATGCACTTGGTTTCGGAAGTGACGGGTGAGTTGAACCGCCGAATGCACCCGCTGGATGCACTGGTATCTTGTCTTCCGGCCGGAACAGTATCCGGGGCGCCGAAAGTCCGCGCAATGCAGCTGATTCAGCAATTTGAAGAAGAGCGGCGGGGCGTCTACGGCGGAGCTGTCGGTTATTTCGGCTTTAATGGAAATCTGGATGTGGCCCTTGCGATTCGGACCTTTGTTGTCAAAGACCAGCAGGTCCATGTGCAAGCGGGGGCAGGCATCGTCTATGATTCCGATCCGCAGGCAGAATTTGAAGAAACCTTGCACAAAGCGCGTTCATTGACGGAGGTGTTCGGATGA